Below is a window of Tsuneonella deserti DNA.
CGAGGCGGCCGAGGACCGGAAGCCGCACCCCATCGACGATCCAGGCCCACAAAGGCTTCAGGTTGTAGACGAAGAACGCCAGCGTGAACGCCGTGACCGTCGACTTGTCGATTCCGCTTTGCGCGAGGCGGGTGGTCAGGGTCGCCGCAAGCAGCGCGAACGGGAAACCCGACGAAACACCAACGAAGAAGGCGGCGAGCGATTCCTTCTCAAGGTACGGCTTGATCGAGTCCCACAGGCTGCGCTGCTGCACCCGGGCAAGCTCGGCTTCCTCGACCATTCCCTAGCGTCCTTCCCGTTCCCGAAATTTCGTGCGACACTTACTGCCGGGAGAGGATTAGGGAAGCGCCGGGATGAACGATACCGTAACCGCGCCGGGGAAAAGACCGACCGCCGGACAGCTCGCCCTCGCCGAAGCGCTGGCGCGGGGCGAAACGAGGCCGGCCGGCGGGATCACCACTGTCCCTGCGTCGGTCTATACCGATCCCGAGCACTTCGCGCACGAGAAGGCGGCGCTGTTCGATCGCCTGCCGCAGGTCCTGATGCCGAGCGCGCTGATACCCGACCCAGGCATGGCAGTTCCGCACGACCTCACCGGGAAGCCCTTGCTCGTCACGCGAGACAAGGAGGGCATGGTGCACGTCTTCCTCAACGTGTGCCGCCACCGCGGAACGCGGCTGGTTGAAGGCAACGAGGCGGAATGCGTTGCGCGGCTGGTGTGTCCCTATCACGCCTGGACCTATCGGCTCGACGGCGCGCTGCTCGCCCTGCCCCGGCCGGACAGTTTTCCGGGCCTCGACAAGGGCGACTTCCATCTCGTCGAGTTGCCCAGTTGCGAGGCAGGCGGATTGATCTGGTACTCCCCGCGAGACGAAGCGGATTTCACACTCGCTCGCAGCCTGGGGGAGGACATGGACGCCTTCGGTGCGCCCGACCACTTCCTGTTCCGGCGCAAGACGCACAGCGTCGCGGGCAACTGGAAGCTGATCATGGACGCGTTCCTTGAAAGCTACCACGTAACCCGACTCCACGCGAAAACGATCGGCCCGTTCTTCAAGGATGGCGTGACCAGCGGCGACATGATCGGACCCCATGCCCGCAGCGCGGTTGGGCGAGTGGACGAACTGGACGGGATCGACCTCACCGACATGGCAGCCCTGCGCCGGCGGGTTACTTTCGCCTATCAGCTGCTGCCGGCCACGGTGATCATCCCGAGCCCCGACTACATCAACGTGATGGCGCTGTGGCCCCAGGCGCAAGACCATACGCTGGTGGAGGATTTCATGCTGATCCCGGAACCGCCCGCCAACGACAAGGCCCGCGACCACTGGGAACGAAGCTGGGCGCTGCTCGATGGAGGAGTGTTCGCCAGCGAGGACTTCCGTGCGGCCGAACTCGGGCAGCAGGGTCTGTCGACCGGCGCGGTGCCCGAACTCACGCTTGGCACGCTGGAAGGCGGCATCCGCCGGTTCCACGAGACCGTGAGCGAGGCGTTGCGCGCCGCCAACTGAGCGCCTAGTCGCTCGCTCATGCCCTCCCCCACTCCCGAAAAGGCCGCCGGCGAACGCATCGCCAAGTTGCTCGCGCGCGCGGGCGTCGCCAGCCGGCGCGAAGTCGAGCGGATGATCGCCGAGGGACGCGTCGCGATCGGCGGCAAGGTGCTCGACACCCCGGCCACCATCATCCCGAACCTTGCGGGCGTTACGGTCGACGGCAAGCCGGTCGAGCGGGCGGAACCGGCGCGGGTGTTCGCCTTTCACAAGCCGTCCGGCCTGATCACCGCGGAAAAAGATCCCAAGGGCCGCCCGACGATCTACACCGCGTTGCGCAACGCGCTGCCGCGCGGCGCGCCGAGAGTAATGCCCGTCGGGCGTCTCGACATGAATACCGAGGGACTGTTGCTCCTGACGAACGACGGCGCGCTGAAACGTGCTCTGGAGCTGCCATCCTCCAACGTTCCCCGCACGTATCGCGTCCGCGCCTTTGGCGACATCACGCAGCCCCAGCTCGACGACCTCATCGAAGGGATCGAGATCGATGGCGTGCGCTACGGCAAGATCGAGGCCGACCTCGAACGCGGGTCGGGCCGAAACCGCTGGATCGTGATGACCCTTACCGAGGGTAAGAACCGCGAAGTGCGCCGCGTGCTCGAGCACCTCGGAATGCAGGTCAGCCGGCTGCTGCGGGTGGGCTACGGCCCCTTCAATCTTGGCGACCTGCCCCGAGGCGCGGTGGCGGAAGTCCCGCAAGTGCAGGTCGAGAGGCTGCGCAAGAGCCTGAAGCTGTGAGGGTGATCGCGGGAGAATGGCGGGGGCGCAAGCTGGTATCCCCGAAAGGCGATGCCACGCGCCCGACCGCCGACCGCACCCGCGAGACTCTGTTCAACATGCTGGCGAGCCGTCTTGGCAGCTTCGAAGGGTTGAGCGTGGTGGACCTGTTCGCCGGGTCAGGCGCCCTGGGGCTGGAGGCGCTTTCGCGGGGGGCTGGTTCATGCCTGTTCGTGGAAAGCGATCCGGCAGCGGTCGAAGCCATTCGCGCCAACGTCGCAGCGCTCGATGCGCGCACCCGGTCCGAGGTACGCCGAGGTTCGGTCCTGGAACTTGGTCCGGCCAAGGAGCCGCACGATCTGATCCTGCTCGATCCCCCCTATGGCACGGGGGCAGCGGCGGTGGCGACCGATCGCCTGCTCCGCCTGGGATGGATCGGCGCGGCCACCTGGATCGCAGCCGAGACCGGCGCGGACGAGAGGTTCGAGGTCAAGACTCTCTCGATCGTCGCGGAGCGCAAGGTCGGGAAGGCCCGGCTGTGGCTGCTGCGGCTCGACCTTTAAGCCAGCCTAAGCGAAAGGGGCGCCGAAAGGACGCCCCTCCTTTCACGCTATCCTCGCGAAAATCAGCGCTGCGGCTTCTTCCCGGGGATTTCGCTGGCGGGACGGCCCGGCCAGTATTTGAGCGGGACGTTGCCGTACTTCAGCCCGGCCTCGCGCGGGTTGATGCAATGGTCCTGCATGTCCCCCTTGCACGGCGGATAATCGGTATTCGCGTTATCCGCGGCAGGGGTCGTCTGCACCACGGCATTGCTCACGAAACGCATGTTGCCGGCACCCGCGCTAGTCGACGCCGTGGTGGCGGTCTGAGCGGTCGCAGAGGCAGTACCCGCCGGCCCACCGGCGAGCTGGCGCTCGATCGAGGTCCAGGTCGTCGCGCGCTGCTCGGGCGTCATGGCGTAGAGCTGCTGGCGCTGCGCGTCGGTCAACGCCCACCATCCGGTCTGCTGGGTGGGGGTCAACGTCCAGTAGTAGGTCCGGTAGGTATCGGGCCAAGCGGTGTACATCGTCTGGCGCTCGGGCGGCCAGGCATCGTACATGCTCTGCTGGGCATCCGTCATGACATAGACGTCGCCGTTGGAAGTGACGGCCATGTCCTGCGCGGCGGCAGGGACGGCGAACGCCAGCGCAGCGGCGCCGGCCATGATCAACTTGTTCATGGATCTTCTCCTTAACAATTGTCGTGGCCTCTACGCTCGCTGCTTGACTCGGTTCCGATGGAGGCCTTGCGCCCGCCCCCGGTGTTCCCTAGCTGTTCACCTTCCGATGAGCACCGATCCCGCCCCGCCCGCGCCCGGCCGCGCCCTTGCCGCCGACGACAGCGCGGTTCCGGCATACGCGGCAACCCTGAATGCGCCGCAGCGCGAGGCAGTGCTGACGACCGAAGGGCCGGTGCTCATGCTCGCGGGCGCCGGCACCGGCAAGACCGCCGCCCTGACAGCGCGTCTCGCCCATCTCGTGGCAACCCGACGGGCCTGGCCCAGCGAGATCCTTTGCGTCACTTTCACCAACAAGGCCGCGCGCGAGATGCGCGAGCGGGTCGGCCGGCACATCGGGCCCGCGGTGGAAGGGATGCCGTGGCTCGGCACGTTCCACTCGATCGGTGCGAAGATGCTTCGCCGCCATGCGGAGCTTGCCGGACTGCAATCGAACTACACGATCATCGACACCGACGACCAGATTCGCCTGCTCAAGACGCTGATCACGGGAGAGGGCCTGGACGAAAAGCGCTGGCCGGCGCGTCAGCTTGCCGGCCTGATCGACCGCTGGAAGAACCGCGGGTTAAACCCGGATGACCTCGATGCGGTGGAGAACGAGGCCTATGCAAATGGCAAGGGACAGAGGTTCTATCAGCTCTATCAGGACCGTCTGAAAACGCTGAACGCGTGCGATTTTGGCGATCTGTTGCTCCACGTTCTCAACGTCTTCCGAACCCATCGCGAGGTGCTCGAACAGTACCAGCAACGCTTCAAATACATCCTGGTGGACGAGTATCAGGATACCAACCAGGTTCAGTACTTGTGGCTCCGCTTGCTCGCGCAGGAGCGCAAGAACATCTGCGTGGTGGGCGACGATGACCAGTCGATCTATTCCTGGCGCGGCGCGGAAGTCGCCAATATCCTGAAGTTCGAGAAGGACTTTCCGGGCGCGAAAATCGTCAAGCTGGAACAGAACTATCGTTCCACTCCGCACATCCTGGCCGCCGCATCGGGCCTGATCAACGCGAACAGCGAACGGCTTGGCAAGACGCTGTGGACCGAGCTTCCGGCGGGCGAAAAGGTGCGCGTCATCGGCGTATGGGACGGACCCGAAGAGGCCCGGCGGGTCGGCGAGGAAATCCAGCGGCTCGAACGCGAAGGCGCGGGGCTGGACCAGGTCGCCATCCTCGTACGCGCACAATACCAGACCCGGGAATTCGAAGACCGCTTCATCCAGATCGGGATGAACTACCGCATCATCGGCGGCTTCCGGTTCTACGAGCGCGCGGAAATCCGCGATGCCCTCGCCTATCTGCGGGTGATTGCCAGCCCGGCCGACGATCTCGCCTTCGAACGGATTTACAACCAGCCCAAGCGCGGCCTCGGCGCAAAGACGCTTGAATCGATGCACCGTCACGCGCGGGCGACCGGCCTTCCGCTGGCCGCCGCCTCGCTCCAGCTTGCCGATAGCGACGAGTTGCCCGCCCGCGCCCGCGGGACGATCGCGAACCTCATGGGCCAGTTCCTGCGCTGGCGTGAGTTGGCGGAAACGACCGCCCCTGCCGAGCTGCTGCGGACGGTCCTCGCGGAAAGCGGTTACGATGCAATGCTGCAGGCCGAAAAAAGCGCCGAAAGTGCGGGCCGCGCGGAAAACCTCTCGGAACTCGCCCGCGCGATGGAGGAGTATGATTCCCTCGGCGATTTCCTGGAGCACGTTGCCCTGGTGATGGACAACGACCGTGCGGATGATGGCGAGAAAGTCACCATCATGACCATCCACGCGGCAAAGGGACTTGAATTCGATCATCTGTTCCTGCCCGGCTGGGAGGAAGGCGTCTTTCCCTCCCAACGGGCGCTGGACGAAGGTGGCCTTGCCAGCCTCGAAGAGGAGCGCCGCCTCGCCTATGTCGCCATAACCCGCGCCAGGCGGCGCTGCACGATCCTCCATGCCGCCAACCGGCGCATCTACGGCCAGTGGACCAGCTCGATCCCGAGCCGCTTCGTGGGCGAGCTTCCGGCCGACCACGTGACCGAGGAGACGACGCTGACGGGCGGGGCTTCTCTCTGGCGCGCGCAGATGAGCGAGCACGAGGATCCGTTCGCCCACCTCGCCCGGGCGCAGCCCGCGCGGACGATGACCCGAGGGCCCGGATGGCAGCGCGCGCTCACTACCGGCTACGACACCGCACCCCACCGCGTACGCGAAGTGACCCGCAGCGCCGCGAGCTTCGCCGCGGAGGCGCGCAGCGACATCGCGGTCGGCCAGCGGGTGTTCCATGACAAGTTCGGCTATGGAGAAGTGGTCGACCAGGAGGGCAACAAGCTCGAGATCGAATTCGAACAGGCGGGACGCAAGCGGGTCATCGACAGCTTCGTCACGGTGGCCTGAAGCGGCTCGCGCCGCAGTCCGCTCCATCTGTCGCGATTGACGGCATTCAACCGGAACTCCGGCCATGCCTGCTGTTTCTGTCTCTGAAGGAGAGACACGCATGGCAAGCGAAACCGGAAACGCCCAGGCGCGCGAAGAGAACCGTGGCAGCGCAAACGCCAATCAGGCGCGGCGGGAAATGGAAAGCCGCGATCCCGACAAGAGCAACGCCCGCGACCGCGAAGGCCGCAAGGGCGGAGACAACGCGAAGAACCTCTAGGGGGGTTTAGAGCGCGGAGAGTCCGAGGAAGCTGGGGACAGGACCGTTCCACTCGCCCGGCTGCAGGATCGGCTCCCGCTCAATCTCGGCAGGACTGGTACGCTCCTCACGCCGCGGGGGGTCTTCCCGGACCACGCCGCCACGGCGGCCAGATCCATGGGCAGCCTCTTCCCGCTCACGACGCGGCCGTCCGCGTTCACGGGGCCGCCGATCATCGCGGTCGGTCGGGGAGCGTTCGGCCCTTTCTTCCCGCTCCGGTCGGGGTTGCCGTTCAGGCTCCGGCTCCGGAGCTTTGAGCTCGACCCTCAGGTCCTTCTTGCCGAAGACCGGGATAGGCGCCTGGGTCAGCTTTTCGACATTGGCGATCGCTTCGGCGTCATCTTCCGCAACGAATGTGAAAGCCCGGCCCTTGGCGCCCGCGCGCCCGGTGCGACCGATGCGGTGAACGTAGTCGTCCGGGTGCCATGGCGTGTCGAAGTTGAACACGTGGCTTACGCCCTTCACGTCCAGCCCGCGCGCGGCCACGTCGCTGGCCACGAGGATGTTGACCTGCCCCGTCTTGAAGCGTTCCAGCTCCTTCATACGGCTGGCCTGGTCCATGTCACCGTGGATTTCCCCGCTTGAAAAACCGTGACTGAGCAGGTCCTTGTTGATTTCGCGAACGGTCGTCTTGCGGTTTGCGAAGATGATCGCGGTATCGACGAGATCGTTGCGCAGCAGCCATCGAAGGGTGGAACGCTTGTCACGCGCCTTCACCGGCACCTTGAAGGCAGCGATGTCCTCGTTGGTGGAGGCCCGGCGGCTGACCTCGATCCGCTTGGGATTGGTCAGGAACTTCTTTGCCAGCTTCTCAATCGGCGGCGGCATCGTCGCGCTGAACAGCATCGTCTGCCGGGTGGAAGGAAGCTTCGAGCAGATGAACTCGATATCGGGGATGAACCCCATGTCGAGCATCCGGTCAGCCTCGTCGATCACCAGCAGCTCGCACCCGGTGAGCAGGATCTTCCCGCGCTCGATAAGGTCCATCAGGCGGCCCGGCGTGGCGATCAGCACGTCCACCCCGTCGCTCAAGGCCTTGAGCTGGTCGCCCATCTGAACGCCGCCGATGAGCAGCGCCATCTTGAGGTCGTGATTTACGCCGTACTTCTCGAAATTCTCGGCTACCTGGGCCGCGAGTTCCCGCGTCGGTTCGAGGATCAGCGACCTCGGCATCAGCGCACGGCGGCGGCCGTGGCCGAGGATGTCGATCATCGGCAGCACGAACGAGGCGGTCTTGCCCGTGCCGGTCTGCGCAATCCCGACGATATCCTTCATCATCAGGACCGGAGGTATCGCCTGCGCCTGGATGGGCGTGGGCTCGCTATAACCGGCGGCTTCGACCGCCTTTAGCAGTTCGGGCGAAAGGCCGAGGTCGGCAAAAGTCATGCAGTCTCGATTTGCTGTGGTTTGCGAGCGGTGCGCTCGCCCTTATGACGAGGATGCCCTTCTTGGGAAAAAAGCACCCTGGACGAAGGCTGTACGCCGTCCGTCACGATCCGCTCGCGCCCTGCCCGCAGGAGGGACGAAAGTCAAGGTTTGCGCGGCCGCCTCAGTCGTCCTTGTCGACGAGCTGGCGCATCCTGCTGATCGAGCAATTGGATCCCGCCCGTGAGTGCAGCTTGTCACGATCGGCGCAGAGCATGCCGTCGTTGCTGCGCTCGATGTAGAAGCCCGAATAGAAATCGCGCGCGCTGCAGGCTTTCTCCAGGCTGGCCGAAAGCAGCCGCTGATCGCGCATGAACAGCAGGAGACGTCCGCCAGCGTCGGGTTGGACCGCCGCGATCCCGGCCAACGGCACGCACTTGCCGATCTTGCGCTCCTTCAGCCGGCGGGCGTCCTGCGGAGCGGGCGGCGGGATCAGGCTTTGACGAGGGATCCGGCCCGGCGGCGAAATGCGCACGATCACCCGCTGCTCGATTCGAACCTGCTTCTCGATCGGCACTCGCGTCGGCTCGACGCTTCGGGCCGCGCCGGTTCCCTGCGGCCGCACAGTTTCGGGCTTGGCCACCGGCAGATGCTCCACAACACCGGCGCCGGAGACCACCAATGCTACTGGAGCTGCAAGGGCAAGGATGGAGTTCATGAGACCGAAGGAAGCGCCTTAAGTGAGCCGGTTGAATACCGGCTTAACCCCTTGAACATTTGGCGCCAGTGGTAGCGCTTGCGTGAGGGTCTGTGTCATAGCGACGGGACCATGACCGATCGCAGCGATTTTCTCGAAGCAGCCGGCGCCATTCTGGGACCGCGCGGATTTACCCGCGATGCAGAACTCATGGCGCCGTGGCTAACCGATTGGCGCGGCCGCTTCACGGGACGTGCGCTTGCACTCGCCTCACCTGCCACAACGGAAGAGGTTTCCGCACTGGTGCGACTTTGCGCCGCGCACCGGGTGCCGATAGTGCCGCAAGGCGGCAACAGCGGAATGTGCGGCGGCGCCACCCCCGATGACACCGGCGAAGCGATTCTGCTTTCACTCCGGCGGATGGATGCGATCCGCAGTCTCGATGCATCGGAGAGAAAGGTCGTTTGCGAAGCGGGCGTGATCCTGCAGTCGCTGCATGATGCAGCCGCCCGGGAAGGAGTTCGATTCCCGCTTACCCTGGGCGGCAAGGGATCGGCCACGGTCGGCGGGCTGATTGCGACCAACGCCGGCGGTACGCAGGTTCTCCGGCATGGCTCCATGCGGGCGCAGGTCCTCGGTCTGGAGGCAGTCCTTGCGGACGGCAGCGTGTTTTCCAGCCTGACGCCGCTGAAAAAGGACAATCGCGGCTTCGACCTCAAGCAGTTGCTGATCGGCTCCGAAGGAACCCTGGGCATCGTCACTGCCGCCACCCTGCGGCTGGTGCCCGCCGTCGCCGTCCGCGCGGTTCTCTGGGCGGGGATCGCCTCGCTCGAAGCAGCACGGGCGCTGCTGCTGCATTGCGAGGACGCGGCAGGCGAGGCGCTGGAAGGTTTCGAGGTGCTGTCCCAGGAAACGCTTGGCGATGTCATAAGCCACCTGCCGTCGGCCCGCCCGCCGCTAGGCGATGCCCACCCATGGCACGCACTGATCGAACTGGTCGCCGATCGCGCGTCGGCCGAGCGGCTGCCCGAGCTGGCCGAGACATTGCTGACGGGCGCGCTCGAACGCGGCCTTCTCGAAGACGCTACGATTGCTGCAAACGAGACGCAGGCCGAGCAGTTCTGGGCGTTGCGCGACGCCATCGCGCCGGCCGAACGCGCCCGCGGCCCCGCGGTCCAGCACGACATCTCCGTTGCGGTCGAGCGGATGCCGTCGTTCGTGGAGGAAGCGGTGCCGCTGGTGGAGCGGTCCTGGCCCGGAACCCATGCGGTCGCTTTCGGCCACCTGGGCGATGGCAACGTGCACTTCCACGTGATCGCGCCCCCTGGCGCGGACCCGCTCGCGTGGCAGGCCGGAGACGGCAAGAAGATCAGCGCTCAGGTCTATGAACTGGTGACCCGATGGGGCGGTTCGATCAGCGCGGAGCATGGAATCGGCCAGCTCAAGCGCGAAGAGTTCGCCCGATTGGGCGATCCCGTTGCATTGGCCATGCTGCGCGCGGTGAAGCAGGCGCTCGATCCTCAGTCCCTGCTCAATCCGGGCAAACTGGTCCCGCTTGCACCGATGCACGACAATCCTTAAAGCGCGCGCTTTCCGCAGCGCGGCCAAATACCCGACGCTGTTGCAATCACGTGCTTTCGGGAGATCGATCATGGCCACCGCGCCGCAGCCCACCCTGCCCCTGTTTTATAATGACCTGATGCCGCTCAACAGCCGCGATCATGCCAAGTATCGCAGCAACCCGGGCGACGGCCTCACGTGGCTGGTGAACCAGCATGCGGTACCGCTCACTTCGGACGAGTTCATCCAGGCCCAGCGCCATTTCCCGATTGTCTTCAGCTCGGGCGAAGGATCCGTCCCGCTCGCGCTCATGGGTCTCAACGAAGGGGTGAACACCTTCATCGACGACGGGGGCAAGCTGATCGAGGATGTGTACATCCCGGCTTATGCGCGCCGCTATCCGTTCCTCCTCGCGCGCCTGGCTCCGGACGCACAGGAGCTTTCGCTTTGCTTCGATCCTGCCAGCGGCCTGCTCACCGAGACAGACACCGGAGAGGCGCTGTTCGAGGACGACGGCAAGCCTGCCCCGCTGGTTCAGGGTGCGCTGGAGTTCTGCCAGAAGTTCGAGGAAGCCGGTGCCCGCACCCAGGCTTTCGTCCAGGAACTCATCAACAAGGATCTTCTGATGGACGGGGAGATAGCGATCACCCGCAACGACGATCCGGACAAGCCGTACATCTATCGCGGCTTCAAGATGATCAACGAAGAGAAGCTGCGCGAACTCGATGCGGAGACGGCCAAGCTGTGGACCGGCAACGGGATCATGGCGCTGATTTTCGCGCACCTGTTCTCGATGGACATGATGCGGCACATCTTCGGCCGCCAGGCGGCTCAGGGCAAGGTTCCAGAGCAGCAGGGCCAGCCCGCGGCCTGACGGGCGAAGCGTTCCAAACCTGCGGTCGGGCGGTTCTTGAAACCGCCCGACCATTCACTACCTTGGTTCTGCCTGGTCCGCGCATCCCCTCATGGCCGGACCGGGTCAGTGCACTGACGTGCACTTCCTCCCTGAACCTTGGCCACCTCGTGCATCGCACGGGGTGGTTTTTTATTGGCTCTATTCCGCAGCAAGGCCAAAGCGGCCGGGTCGCGCAATCGAGGCTACCTCGTTTGCAAGCAGGCGCACGAGCCCGGAAAGCAGGCGCGCGACCCCTGCCGCCCTTCCGCTCGGCTCCAGCAGGCGCCCGTCGAGGTAACTGGACCGGCACACCTCGATCTGCAGCGCGTGAATGCCGCGCGCCGGCGCGGCATGGTGGTCGAGCACGAAGCCGCCTGCGTAGGGCCGGTTATGCGCTGCCTGGCGCCCCTGCGCCTCGAGATAGGAAAATGCCGCTGCCACGAGAGCGCGATCGCAACTCGCCCCGAAGCGATCGCCAATGACGAACTCCGCCCCCGGACGTCCGCCTGTTCGGGCAGGAAGCGGAGGCATCGAGTGCAAGTCCACCAGCAAGGCCGCGCCCCACCTATCGCGTAGCTGGTGCAGCGCGCCACGGAGCGCAGCGTGATAAGGCTGGTGGATTCCGGCAAGGCGGTTTTCGAGGTCGCCTCGCTCCATGCGGCGCTTCCAGATTTCCCCGTGCCCCGGCAGCCTTCGCGGAACGATGCCCAGGCCCCCGCGCGCGCGCCGATTGGCCAGTGAATGCCGCGTGCCGGAAGGCGGGGCGCTATCGGCGACCATCGACCAGTCCATGTCGTCCGCCGAGCGGTTGAGATCGAGCATCGCCCGCGGCGCGTGGGCGACCAACAGGCCCGCACCGGTCGATCGGGCGATCGCCTTGCCCAGCACATCGGCATGCCGGTCCTCCAGCCGCAAGGCGGATACGGTCGAATCCCTCATCCGCGCGAGGAGATCGTCGGGGTAATCCCGGCCGGCGTGGGGGACGGCAATCAATACCGGTAGCGGCGCACCAGGCGGCAAATGCAGCGTAAAAGCCGGAGAGTTCGTGCCCGGGATCGATCCTCCCGGCTGCCCCCGCTCGTCGCGCTGTTCATCCATCGTTGTTCAACGTGGTGCGCGTCGGCCTGCGTGTCAAAGCGGATCGCAGCCGCGTCCGCGAAAGATTTCTTAATGCCGATGTGCTATGCGTTAGGGATGAACGAGCTTCCCCCGATCCGCATTCTCCTTGCCGAAGACGAAGATGCCATGCGTACCTACCTCGCGCGGGCGCTGGAGAATGCCGGCTACGAAGTCGTATCGGTCGATCGGGGCACCGACGCACTCCCGCTGCTTGAGGATCAGCACTTCGACCTGCTGCTATCCGACATCGTGATGCCGGAGATGGACGGGATCGAGCTTGCCCAGCGCTGCAACGAAGTCAGCCCGTCGACCAAAGTCATGTTCATCACCGGATTCGCCGCCGTCACCCTCAAGGCGAGTCGCGAACAGCCGCGCGCCAAGGTCCTGTCGAAGCCATTCCATCTCAAGGACCTGGTGATGGAAGTTGACCGGGTATTTCACCCCGATGCGGCTGCAAGCCTCTGACCCCCTTGCGGCGGCGCGAAGCCGCCGCTACATGGCCGCCTCGCCGACAGGACCAGTGCCTGCCGGCATGCTCGATGGTGCGGGCGTATAGCTCAGTGGTAGAGCACTATGTTGACATCGTAGGGGTCCCAAGTTCAATCCTTGGTACGCCCACCATCGGGAACTGAGAGGCGTCGCGGAAGCGGCGCCTTTCGCGTTTCGGGCCTCCCCTTGCACCCCCGCCCTGCCCTGCTAAAGCGCCGGCAACTCCACACAGCAGGACCGACATGGCAAAGATCAAGGTGAAGAACCCGGTCGTCGAAATCGACGGCGACGAGATGACCCGCATCATCTGGCAGTGGATCCGTGACCGGCTGATCCTGCCCTATCTCGACATTGACCTGAAGTATTACGATCTCTCGGTCGAGAAGCGGGACGAGACGGAAGACCAGATCACCATCGACTGCGCCAACGCGGTCAAGCAGTACGGCGTCGGCGTGAAATGCGCCACGATCACCCCGGACGAGGCGCGGGTCGAAGAATTCGGCCTGAAGAAGATGTGGAAGAGCCCCAACGGCACGATCCGCAACATCCTGGGCGGCGTCGTTTTCCGCGAGCCGATCGTGATCCAGAACGTACCTCGGCTGATCCCCGGCTGGACGGACCCGATCGTCGTCGGCCGCCATGCCTTCGGCGACCAGTACAAGGCGACCGATACCCTCATC
It encodes the following:
- the cpdR gene encoding cell cycle two-component system response regulator CpdR, which translates into the protein MNELPPIRILLAEDEDAMRTYLARALENAGYEVVSVDRGTDALPLLEDQHFDLLLSDIVMPEMDGIELAQRCNEVSPSTKVMFITGFAAVTLKASREQPRAKVLSKPFHLKDLVMEVDRVFHPDAAASL
- a CDS encoding N-formylglutamate amidohydrolase, which codes for MDEQRDERGQPGGSIPGTNSPAFTLHLPPGAPLPVLIAVPHAGRDYPDDLLARMRDSTVSALRLEDRHADVLGKAIARSTGAGLLVAHAPRAMLDLNRSADDMDWSMVADSAPPSGTRHSLANRRARGGLGIVPRRLPGHGEIWKRRMERGDLENRLAGIHQPYHAALRGALHQLRDRWGAALLVDLHSMPPLPARTGGRPGAEFVIGDRFGASCDRALVAAAFSYLEAQGRQAAHNRPYAGGFVLDHHAAPARGIHALQIEVCRSSYLDGRLLEPSGRAAGVARLLSGLVRLLANEVASIARPGRFGLAAE
- a CDS encoding SapC family protein, translated to MATAPQPTLPLFYNDLMPLNSRDHAKYRSNPGDGLTWLVNQHAVPLTSDEFIQAQRHFPIVFSSGEGSVPLALMGLNEGVNTFIDDGGKLIEDVYIPAYARRYPFLLARLAPDAQELSLCFDPASGLLTETDTGEALFEDDGKPAPLVQGALEFCQKFEEAGARTQAFVQELINKDLLMDGEIAITRNDDPDKPYIYRGFKMINEEKLRELDAETAKLWTGNGIMALIFAHLFSMDMMRHIFGRQAAQGKVPEQQGQPAA